In Bos indicus isolate NIAB-ARS_2022 breed Sahiwal x Tharparkar chromosome 2, NIAB-ARS_B.indTharparkar_mat_pri_1.0, whole genome shotgun sequence, a single genomic region encodes these proteins:
- the TXLNA gene encoding alpha-taxilin isoform X2 translates to MQTLNTLSTPEEKLAALCKKYAELLEEHRNSQKQMKLLQKKQSQLVQEKDHLRGEHSKAVLARSKLESLCRELQRHNRSLKEEGVQRAREEEEKRKEVTSHFQVTLNDIQLQMEQHNERNSKLRQENVELAERLKKLIEQYELREEHIDKVFKHKDLQQQLVDAKLQQAQEMLKEAEERHQREKDFLLKEAVESQRMCELMKQQETHLKQQLALYTEKFEEFQNTLSKSSEVFTTFKQEMEKMTKKIKKLEKETTMYRSRWESSNKALLEMAEEKTLRDKELEGLQVKIQRLEKLCRALQSERNDLNKRVQDLSAGSQAPLTDSGPERRAEAANASKEQGSEGPRVQTPSSPRATEAPCCPGALSTDPSGQTGPQEPTSITA, encoded by the exons ATGCAGACTCTGAACACGCTGAGTACCCCTGAGGAGAAGCTCGCAGCTCTGTGCAAGAAGTATGCTGAGCTG CTGGAAGAGCACCGGAACTCCCAGAAGCAGATGAAGCTCTTGCAGAAGAAGCAGAGCCAGCTGGTGCAGGAGAAGGACCACCTGCGCGGCGAGCACAGCAAGGCTGTCCTGGCCCGCAGCAAGCTCGAGAGCCTCTGCCGTGAGCTGCAGCGCCATAACCGCTCCCTCAAG GAAGAAGGTGTGCAGCGGGcccgggaggaggaggagaaacgCAAGGAAGTGACCTCGCACTTCCAGGTGACGCTGAATGACATCCAGCTGCAGATGGAACAGCACAATGAGCGCAATTCCAAGCTACGCCAGGAGAACGTGGAGCTGGCTGAAAGGCTCAAGAAGCTGATTGAGCAGTATGAGCTGCGGGAGGAG CACATTGACAAAGTCTTCAAACACAAGGAcctgcagcagcagctggtggacGCCAAGCTCCAGCAggcccaggagatgctgaaggaggcagaggagaggcaCCAGCGGGAGAAGGATTTT CTCCTCAAAGAGGCTGTGGAGTCCCAGAGGATGTGCGAGCTGATGAAGCAGCAGGAGACCCACCTGAAACAGCAG CTTGCCCTGTACACTGAGAAGTTTGAGGAGTTCCAGAACACTCTTTCCAAAAGTAGTGAGGTGTTCACCAcattcaaacaggagatggaaaag ATGACTAAGAAGATcaagaagctggaaaaggaaacCACCATGTACCGGTCCCGGTGGGAGAGCAGCAACAAGGCCCTGCTTGAGATGGCCGAGGAG AAAACACTCCGGGACAAAGAGCTGGAGGGCCTGCAGGTGAAAATCCAGCGGCTGGAGAAGCTGTGCCGAGCACTGCAGTCAGAGCGCAATGACCTGAACAAGAGGGTGCAGGACCTGAGTGCTGGCAGCCAGGCTCCCCTCACTGACAGTGGCCCTGAGCGAAGGGCAGAGGCTGCCAACGCCTCTAAGGAGCAGGGCAGCGAGGGGCCTAGGGTTCAAACACCGAGCTCCCCAAGAGCCACAGAAGCTCCTTGCTGCCCCGGAGCACTGAGCACAGACCCTTCAGGCCAAACGGGGCCCCAGGAACCCACCTCCATCACCGCCTAG
- the TXLNA gene encoding alpha-taxilin isoform X1, whose amino-acid sequence MKNQDKKNGPSKQSGNTSNPKNTPGQPEAGPEGAQGRPSQSAPATEAEGSTSQAAGKAEGAQAKSAQSGALRDVSEELSRQLEDILSTYCVDNSQGGPGEDVAQGEPAEPEDAEKSRTYASRNGEPEPETPVVNGEKEISKGEPGPDEIRTSDEVVDRDHRRPQEKKKAKGLGKEITLLMQTLNTLSTPEEKLAALCKKYAELLEEHRNSQKQMKLLQKKQSQLVQEKDHLRGEHSKAVLARSKLESLCRELQRHNRSLKEEGVQRAREEEEKRKEVTSHFQVTLNDIQLQMEQHNERNSKLRQENVELAERLKKLIEQYELREEHIDKVFKHKDLQQQLVDAKLQQAQEMLKEAEERHQREKDFLLKEAVESQRMCELMKQQETHLKQQLALYTEKFEEFQNTLSKSSEVFTTFKQEMEKMTKKIKKLEKETTMYRSRWESSNKALLEMAEEKTLRDKELEGLQVKIQRLEKLCRALQSERNDLNKRVQDLSAGSQAPLTDSGPERRAEAANASKEQGSEGPRVQTPSSPRATEAPCCPGALSTDPSGQTGPQEPTSITA is encoded by the exons ATGAAGAACCAAGACAAAAAGAATGGGCCTTCCAAGCAATCAGGCAACACTTCCAACCCCAAAAACACTCCGGGGCAACCGGAAGCAGGACCTGAGGGAGCCCAGGGGCGGCCCAGCCAGTCGGCTCCTGCGACAGAAGCTGAAGGTTCCACCAGCCAGGCTGCAGGGAAGGCAGAGG GAGCACAAGCCAAGAGTGCTCAGTCTGGAGCCCTCCGTGATGTCTCTGAGGAGTTGAGCCGCCAGCTGGAAGACATCCTCAGTACATACTGCGTGGACAACAGTCAAGGGGGCCCAGGTGAGGATGTGGCACAGGGTGAGCCTGCTGAACCCGAAGATGCAGAGAAGTCCCGGACCTATGCCTCAAGGAATGGGGAGCCTGAGCCAGAGACTCCAGTAGTCAATGGTGAGAAGGAAATCTCCAAGGGGGAGCCGGGCCCGGACGAGATCCGGACCAGTGATGAAGTCGTAGACCGAGACCACCGAAGGCCACAGGAGAAGAAGAAAGCCAAGGGTCTGG GAAAGGAGATCACATTACTAATGCAGACTCTGAACACGCTGAGTACCCCTGAGGAGAAGCTCGCAGCTCTGTGCAAGAAGTATGCTGAGCTG CTGGAAGAGCACCGGAACTCCCAGAAGCAGATGAAGCTCTTGCAGAAGAAGCAGAGCCAGCTGGTGCAGGAGAAGGACCACCTGCGCGGCGAGCACAGCAAGGCTGTCCTGGCCCGCAGCAAGCTCGAGAGCCTCTGCCGTGAGCTGCAGCGCCATAACCGCTCCCTCAAG GAAGAAGGTGTGCAGCGGGcccgggaggaggaggagaaacgCAAGGAAGTGACCTCGCACTTCCAGGTGACGCTGAATGACATCCAGCTGCAGATGGAACAGCACAATGAGCGCAATTCCAAGCTACGCCAGGAGAACGTGGAGCTGGCTGAAAGGCTCAAGAAGCTGATTGAGCAGTATGAGCTGCGGGAGGAG CACATTGACAAAGTCTTCAAACACAAGGAcctgcagcagcagctggtggacGCCAAGCTCCAGCAggcccaggagatgctgaaggaggcagaggagaggcaCCAGCGGGAGAAGGATTTT CTCCTCAAAGAGGCTGTGGAGTCCCAGAGGATGTGCGAGCTGATGAAGCAGCAGGAGACCCACCTGAAACAGCAG CTTGCCCTGTACACTGAGAAGTTTGAGGAGTTCCAGAACACTCTTTCCAAAAGTAGTGAGGTGTTCACCAcattcaaacaggagatggaaaag ATGACTAAGAAGATcaagaagctggaaaaggaaacCACCATGTACCGGTCCCGGTGGGAGAGCAGCAACAAGGCCCTGCTTGAGATGGCCGAGGAG AAAACACTCCGGGACAAAGAGCTGGAGGGCCTGCAGGTGAAAATCCAGCGGCTGGAGAAGCTGTGCCGAGCACTGCAGTCAGAGCGCAATGACCTGAACAAGAGGGTGCAGGACCTGAGTGCTGGCAGCCAGGCTCCCCTCACTGACAGTGGCCCTGAGCGAAGGGCAGAGGCTGCCAACGCCTCTAAGGAGCAGGGCAGCGAGGGGCCTAGGGTTCAAACACCGAGCTCCCCAAGAGCCACAGAAGCTCCTTGCTGCCCCGGAGCACTGAGCACAGACCCTTCAGGCCAAACGGGGCCCCAGGAACCCACCTCCATCACCGCCTAG